Genomic window (Mycobacteriales bacterium):
TCACGCGCGCAGCCCGCACCCCCTCGGTCACCTGCCCAGTGTGGCGGAAGTGACTCATGTGCGCAGGGATACCAGTGCCCGAAAGCAGCATGAAACAGCAGGTCACAGTCCTGGTGTCCGGATCTCGACCTGCGACGATCGGCACATGAGCTCCTACGCCGTCACCGCTGTCGGTCCGGACGCGCCCGGGGAGGTGGCGGCGCTGGCCGAGGCCCTCGCCGGTCTGGGTGCCAACCTCGAGGACGCGAGCATGACCCGGCTGCGCGGCCACTTCGCGATGACGATGGTGGCGAGCGTCGAGCGCACGGCCGCGGAGGTCGAGCAGGCGCTCGAGCAGGCAGGCACCGGGCTGCACGTCTCCGTCTGGGACGTGACCGACGACGCGGCGGCGCCGGCGACGGGGGCGCCCTACCGCGTCACCCTGCACGGCGCCGACCGTCCCGGCCTCGTCGCGACGGTGGCACGTGCTCTTGCGTCGTACGACGGCAACATCACCGACCTCACCTGCCGGCTCGTCGGGGACCTCTACGTGATGACGGTCGAGGTCGACCTCGTCGACGCGGCGCCCGTCACGGCCGCGCTGGAGCAGGTCGGTCGCGACCTCGGCGTGACGCTGCACGTCGAGCCGGTCGACGAGGACGTCCTCTAGGTGGAGCTCGTCACCCGCGTCGCCCCCGACCCGGTCCTGTCCGGGACCATGGCCGACGCCGACCCGACCGACCCGGCGCTCGTCGTGCTCGCCGACGCGATGGTCGCGATGATGCGCGCCAGCCCCGGGTGCGTCGGCATCGCGGCGCCGCAGGTCGGCCACGCGGTCCGGCTCTTCGTCCTCGACGTCACCGGCGCGCGGCGGGTTCGCACCTGCGCGGGCCTGGTGGTGCTCTGCCAGCCCGAGGTCCTCGCGAGCGAGGGCAAGGAGGTACGCCGCGAAGGCTGCCTGTCGGTGCCCGATCTGACGGGCGACGTGGCCCGTGCGACGAGCATCACCGTGACCGGCCTGGTGCCCGGGACGGGCGAGCGCCGGACCTACGAGGCGGACGCGTTCGAGGCGCGGGCGTTCCAGCACGAGCTCGACCACCTCGACGGACTGCTCTTCCTCGACCGTGTCGCCGGCGCGCACGCGCTGTTCGCGCGCAAGACCTACCTTTGAGCGGTTGGCCCCCGTAGTCCAACCGGCAGAGACACGGCGCTTAAACCGCTGACAGTGTGGGTTCGAACCCCACCGGGGGTACGCCAGTCACCACAGCGACACATCACGGATGCAGCGGGCACAGATCTGCTCGCTCTATCGTTGTGATCAGCGAGGCGGGCACCCTGCTCGCACTCTCACGGAGGAGTGGACGTGCGCAGCACCAGCAGCAACCCCGCGCTGAACCGCAGCGAGGCCTTCGCCGGCTCTCGCACGGTCGGCTTCAACGAGCGCCCCCAGGCGTCCGCGCCCGGCTGGGCTACCGGCGACCCCCTCGAGCAGTCCTTCCAGGGCACCGTCGCCGGAGGGCTGCAGACCGGTCGCATGACCGTCGAGGACGTCATCGTCCGCACGGCGATCCTGCTCGTGACCGCGATGGTCGCTGGCGGGCTGACCTGGTACCTCGGGCTCGAGGGCCTTGCGATCCCTGCCGCGATCGTCGGCCTCGTCCTCGGCCTCGTCATCACCTTCAAGCAGGTGATGAACCCCGCGGTGATCGTCACCTACGCCGCGGTCGAGGGCGTCTTCCTCGGCGGCATCAGCAAGCTGTTCGAGTCGAGCTTCCCGGGGATCGTCGTCCAGGCCGTCTCGGGCACCGTCGGCACCGCGCTGACCATGCTCTTCCTCTACAAGAGCGGCAAGATCCGCGTGACGCCGCAGTTCCAGAAGATGGTCATCATGGCCACCGGCGGTTTCCTGGTGCTGATCCTGGCCAACTTCGTCTTCACGCTGTTCAGCGACGGAGCGGGCATCCGCGGCGGCGGCCTCGGTCTCGCCGTCGGCGTCTTCGCGATCGGCCTCGCGTCGCTCAACCTCGTGCTCGACTTCGACTTCATCCAGAAGGGCGCGCAGAACGGCCTGCCGGAGAAGTACGGCTGGTTCGCGGCCTTCGGCCTGATGGTCACGCTGGTCTGGCTCTACATCGAGATCCTGCGCGTGCTCGCCATCCTCCGCGGCGACGACTAGCAGCCGCCACCGCGCTCTGACGACGGGGCCGTCTCCCCTCCGGGAGGCGGCCCCGTCGGCGTTGCCGGGACCGGGCACGGCAGGATCGACAGCGTGCCCCTGATCCCGCTCAAGCTCCTGCTCCTCGGCTCCGGCGAGCTCGGCCGTGAGGTCGCCCTCGAGGCGGCCCGGCTCGGCGTCGAGGTCGTCGCCGCCGACCGCTACGCCGGCGCACCGGCCATGCAGGTCGCCGGCCGCTGCGTCGTGCTTGACATGACCGACGCGGTCGCGCTCCGAGCGCTGATCGAGGCGGAGCAGCCGGACCTCGTCGTACCCGAGATCGAGGCCCTCGCCACCGACGCCCTCGTCGCGCTCGAGGCGGAGGGGGTGCGCGTCATCCCGACCGCGCGGGCGGCCCGGCTCACGATGGACCGCGAGGGCATCCGGCGGCTCGCCGCGGAGGAGCTGGGGCTGCCGACGTCGCCCTACCGCTTCGCCTCGACCGAGGCCGACTACGACGATGCGATCGCCGCGGTCGGCACGCCCTGCGTCGTCAAGCCCGTCATGAGCTCCAGCGGCAAGGGGCAGTCCGTCGTACGCCCTGGCGACGACCCTCGGGTGGCGTGGCGCTACGCCCGGGAGAACGCCCGCGTGAAGGACCGGCCGGTCATCGTCGAGGGCTTCGTCGACTTCGCGTACGAGATCACGCTGCTCACCGTCCGCCATGCCGGCGGGGTCACCGTCTGCCCGCCGATCGGCCACGTGCAGGTCGACGGCGACTACCGCGAGTCGTGGCAGCCGCACCCGATGAGCGACGTCGCGCTGGCCCGCTCCACCGAGATCGCCACCAAGGTCGTCGACGCGCTCGGCGGGCACGGTCTGTTCGGCGTCGAGCTGTTCGTCACGGCCACGGACGAGGTGCTGTTCTCCGAGGTCTCGCCGCGCCCGCACGACACCGGGATGGTGACGCTGGTCAGCCAGCCGACGTCGGAGTTCGCGCTGCACGTGCGCGCGATCCTCGGCCTGCCGGTGCGGCCCGACGACGTCGCGGTCGTGCGCCCGTCCGCCTCCGCGGTCGTGCTGGGGACGGAGACGGGCACACCGGCGTACGACGGGCTCGAGGCCGCCCTCGCGGGCGAGTCGGTCCAGCTGCGGGTCTTCGGCAAGCCGACCTCGCACCCGGGTCGCCGACTCGCGGTGGCGCTCGCGCAGGGCTCCACCGTCGACGAGGCCCGCGCCCGCGCCCGCGCCGCCGCGGCCTGCGTCACGGTGACGGTCACGCCCTGATCAGCCGTGACGGGTCGGCCCGGCCTTCTCCAGGTTGATCGTCAGCAGGCACCGCTGGTCGCTCACCATCACCTCGCGGTACTCGTCCCAGTCCGGGTGCTCCCCGCTCACCGACCGGTAGTAGTCGACCAGGCCTTCCATCGCCTCCGGCAGCGACACGACCTCGACCGTGCCCGCGAGCTGTACCCACTCGCCGTAGAAGCCGTCGGTGAAGACCGTCAGCCAGGCGCGCGGGTCGCGGCGCAGGTTCTTCGTCTTGTACGCCGTCTCGCGGCTGCTCACGACGACGTGCCCGTCGGCGTCGACGGAGGCGGTCACGGGGGTCAGCTGCGGGGTGCCGTCGGCCTTGAGGGTCGCGAGGACCGCGTGGTGGTGCTGCCGGACGAACGCGAGTGCGTCGGAGATCTCCATCACGGCAGCGCGCCGACCTTCTTCAGTTCGGCGACGGCGGCGGGCAGGTGGCGCAGCGAGGCCGCGAGGTCCGCGGGGGTCGTGATGCGGTGGGCGTTGCGGCGGACGTGGCAGCCGATCGCCTTGTCGAAGGCGGCCGCGCCGACGGCCCGGCGGGCCTTCGCGAGCGCCGCCGCGCCCTGCACGTAGACCGACCGGTAGTAGGAGGACCGGCCCTCCCAGTAGGTCATCGGCGCACCGACCCGGTTGCGCCCGTCGGCCGGGATCGTCGTCCGCTCGTAGGAGCCCAGCGTCCCGCGGTCGAGCCCCTCGGCGTAGGTCCCGAACGACTCGTCGAGCCAGGGGTCGCGACCCTGGTTGTTGCCGACCAGGCCGTAGAACCACTCGTGGGCGACCTCGTGCGACGCGGTCGCGTCCTGCGCCTGGCCCTTGCCGAGCAGGATCATCCCGGGGTACTCGATGCCACCGGTCAGGTCCGGCACCACCGCCGCGGCGAGCCGCTCGTACGGGAACGGTCCGAACCGTGTCCGGTGCACCTTGATCGAGCGGGCCAGCTCGTTCGCGACCGTCGCCGCGCTGTCGCTGACCCCCGGCGCCACCCCGACGACGACCGGCATCGAGTCGACCATGACGGTCCGCGTCGAGAAGCGACCGACGGCCACGGCGACGTCACGGACCGAGCGGGCCTTGAAGACCGCCGTCGTGCCGTTGTCCGACACCGGCGCACCGGTCGACAGCACGCCGAGCCCCTGCGCCCGCGTCACCGACAGCGACGCGAGCTGCATCGCCTCCGACGTCGAGGACTCCGCGAACGACGAGGTCTCCCGCTCGAGCGCCCAGCCCTTGCGGCGCTCCCAGTTGAGCAGCGGCATCCCGCTGCCGAACCACTGCGTCTCGCCGCGCCGCCCGAACCGGTCGTTGATGCCGGTCGGCAGCTTCATCCGCCAGGTCAGGTCGATCGTCACCGCGGTGCCCGCCGGGGTCTTGCCGACGAGCGGGATCCGCAGCACCGTCGGCGACGGCCGCTCCATCGTGCGCGCCCGCCCGTTGACGACCGCCTTCGACACCACGATCGACCCACCCGCCGCGCGCGGCTTCGGCCCGGCCGCCCACAGCCGGAAGTAGATCTGCCCGGTCGCGAGGTCGGGCGTGAACACCACTCGCTGCGTCCCGCTGACGATCCCGTCCGACCCGAACGACACCGCCGCCGTCAGCACCGGCCGCTTCGGGTCCGGCGCGATGTTGGTCGTCGGGCAGGGCAGCATCGTGGCCTGCGCCCGCACGGCAGCCGCGCTCGACGGACGTGCGTTTCCAGCAGGCGCCACGTCGTACGCCGGGACGGTCTGCGCCGTCGGCGCTCCCGTCGAGCAGGCGGCCAGCCCCGCGAGCAGCAGCGGCGCGACGAGCCGGGCAGGGCGCGAGCGAGGCGTCATGGCCCGACGGTAGACCGCTCAGGCGTGGGAGAGGAAGGCCAGCACGTCCTGGCGGGTGACGACGCCAGTGGGTCGGCCGTCGTCGATGACGACTGCCGCATCGGCCTTCTCGAGCGCGACCATCGCGGCGGAGACGGGCTCGCCCGCACCGACCATCGGCAGCGGCGGACCCATGTGCTGCGACAGCGGGTCGGCGAGCTCCGCGCGACCGTTGAACAGCGCGTCGAGCAGGTCGCGGTCGTGCACGGCGCCGACGATCTCGGCGGTCATGACCGGCGGCTCCGCGCGCACGACGGGCATCTGCGAGACGCCGTACTCGCGCAGGATGTCGATGGCCTCGCGCACGGTCTCGGTCGGGTGGGTGTGCACGAACTCCGGCACGGAACCCGCGGGCGCGCCGGCCTTGCGGGCCATCACGTCCCCGACGGTCTGCTGGCCCTCGTCGGCGGCCAGGAAGCCGTAGTCGGCCATCCAGTCGTCGTTGAAGATCTTCGACAGGTAGCCCTTGCCGGAGTCGGGGAGCAGGACGACGACGACCGCGTCGGGGCCTGCCTCGCGGGCGACCTGCAGGGCCGCGACCGTGGCCATCCCGCAGGAGCCGCCGACGAGCAGCCCTTCCTCGCGCGCGAGTCGACGGGTCATCGCGAAGGCGTCACGGTCGGAGATGGCGAGGATCTGGTCGGGCACGGAGGCGTCGTACGTCGTGGGCCAGAAGTCCTCGCCCACGCCCTCGACGAGGTAGGGGCGGCCGGAGCCCCCGGAGTAGACCGAGCCGACCGGGTCGGCGCCGATCACCTGGACGGCCCCGTTGCTGACCTCCTTGAGGTAGCGGCCGGTGCCGCCGATCGTGCCGCCGGTGCCCATGCCGGCGACGAAGTGCGTGATGCGGCCGTCGGTCTGCTCCCACAGCTCCGGCCCGGTGGTCTCGTAGTGCGACCGCGGGTTCGCCGGGTTGGAGTACTGGTCGGGCTTCCACGCGCCAGGGATCTCGCGGGCCAGTCGGTCCGACACCGAGTAGTAGGAGCGGGGGTCCTCCGGGTCGACGGCGGTGGGGCAGACCTCGACGCGGGCGCCGTAGGCACGCAGCACGTCGATCTTGTCGCGGGCGACCTTGTCGGGGCAGACGAAGACGCAGGAGTAGCCGCGGGTCTGCGCGACGATCGCGAGGCCGACGCCGGTGTTGCCGCTGGTCGGCTCGACGATCGTGCCGCCGGGCTTGAGGGCGCCGGACGCCTCCGCGTCGGTGATCATCCGCAGGGCGATGCGGTCCTTCACGGACCCGCCGGGGTTGAAGTACTCGACCTTGGCGAGGACCTGGGCCGTGATGCCCTCGGTGACCCTGTTGAGCCGGACCAGGGGGGTGTTGCCCACCAGGTCGATGAGGGAGTCGCTGACCTGCACCGTCGGGCCTCTCGCTCGCTGAGCGCCACGGGTTGGCGCGCTGCGCGGGAGCCTATGCCCGCGCAGGAGGGCCGCGGCGCGCGCGAAGGCGACCGGCGTGGTGGCGAGGGGAGGACCCCGGGCCTGCTGACCGAGCTGTCCCCGGCACTGGCCGAGGGCTGTCGCCCGCACCGTCCCGCACAGCGCCGTCGTCGCGCACCTCGGGGCCGCGGACCGACCGCGTTAG
Coding sequences:
- a CDS encoding cystathionine beta-synthase, with translation MQVSDSLIDLVGNTPLVRLNRVTEGITAQVLAKVEYFNPGGSVKDRIALRMITDAEASGALKPGGTIVEPTSGNTGVGLAIVAQTRGYSCVFVCPDKVARDKIDVLRAYGARVEVCPTAVDPEDPRSYYSVSDRLAREIPGAWKPDQYSNPANPRSHYETTGPELWEQTDGRITHFVAGMGTGGTIGGTGRYLKEVSNGAVQVIGADPVGSVYSGGSGRPYLVEGVGEDFWPTTYDASVPDQILAISDRDAFAMTRRLAREEGLLVGGSCGMATVAALQVAREAGPDAVVVVLLPDSGKGYLSKIFNDDWMADYGFLAADEGQQTVGDVMARKAGAPAGSVPEFVHTHPTETVREAIDILREYGVSQMPVVRAEPPVMTAEIVGAVHDRDLLDALFNGRAELADPLSQHMGPPLPMVGAGEPVSAAMVALEKADAAVVIDDGRPTGVVTRQDVLAFLSHA
- a CDS encoding M1 family aminopeptidase; its protein translation is MTPRSRPARLVAPLLLAGLAACSTGAPTAQTVPAYDVAPAGNARPSSAAAVRAQATMLPCPTTNIAPDPKRPVLTAAVSFGSDGIVSGTQRVVFTPDLATGQIYFRLWAAGPKPRAAGGSIVVSKAVVNGRARTMERPSPTVLRIPLVGKTPAGTAVTIDLTWRMKLPTGINDRFGRRGETQWFGSGMPLLNWERRKGWALERETSSFAESSTSEAMQLASLSVTRAQGLGVLSTGAPVSDNGTTAVFKARSVRDVAVAVGRFSTRTVMVDSMPVVVGVAPGVSDSAATVANELARSIKVHRTRFGPFPYERLAAAVVPDLTGGIEYPGMILLGKGQAQDATASHEVAHEWFYGLVGNNQGRDPWLDESFGTYAEGLDRGTLGSYERTTIPADGRNRVGAPMTYWEGRSSYYRSVYVQGAAALAKARRAVGAAAFDKAIGCHVRRNAHRITTPADLAASLRHLPAAVAELKKVGALP
- a CDS encoding ACT domain-containing protein, producing MSSYAVTAVGPDAPGEVAALAEALAGLGANLEDASMTRLRGHFAMTMVASVERTAAEVEQALEQAGTGLHVSVWDVTDDAAAPATGAPYRVTLHGADRPGLVATVARALASYDGNITDLTCRLVGDLYVMTVEVDLVDAAPVTAALEQVGRDLGVTLHVEPVDEDVL
- the purT gene encoding formate-dependent phosphoribosylglycinamide formyltransferase; translation: MPLIPLKLLLLGSGELGREVALEAARLGVEVVAADRYAGAPAMQVAGRCVVLDMTDAVALRALIEAEQPDLVVPEIEALATDALVALEAEGVRVIPTARAARLTMDREGIRRLAAEELGLPTSPYRFASTEADYDDAIAAVGTPCVVKPVMSSSGKGQSVVRPGDDPRVAWRYARENARVKDRPVIVEGFVDFAYEITLLTVRHAGGVTVCPPIGHVQVDGDYRESWQPHPMSDVALARSTEIATKVVDALGGHGLFGVELFVTATDEVLFSEVSPRPHDTGMVTLVSQPTSEFALHVRAILGLPVRPDDVAVVRPSASAVVLGTETGTPAYDGLEAALAGESVQLRVFGKPTSHPGRRLAVALAQGSTVDEARARARAAAACVTVTVTP
- a CDS encoding PPOX class F420-dependent oxidoreductase, which gives rise to MEISDALAFVRQHHHAVLATLKADGTPQLTPVTASVDADGHVVVSSRETAYKTKNLRRDPRAWLTVFTDGFYGEWVQLAGTVEVVSLPEAMEGLVDYYRSVSGEHPDWDEYREVMVSDQRCLLTINLEKAGPTRHG
- the def gene encoding peptide deformylase, whose translation is MELVTRVAPDPVLSGTMADADPTDPALVVLADAMVAMMRASPGCVGIAAPQVGHAVRLFVLDVTGARRVRTCAGLVVLCQPEVLASEGKEVRREGCLSVPDLTGDVARATSITVTGLVPGTGERRTYEADAFEARAFQHELDHLDGLLFLDRVAGAHALFARKTYL
- a CDS encoding Bax inhibitor-1/YccA family protein, coding for MRSTSSNPALNRSEAFAGSRTVGFNERPQASAPGWATGDPLEQSFQGTVAGGLQTGRMTVEDVIVRTAILLVTAMVAGGLTWYLGLEGLAIPAAIVGLVLGLVITFKQVMNPAVIVTYAAVEGVFLGGISKLFESSFPGIVVQAVSGTVGTALTMLFLYKSGKIRVTPQFQKMVIMATGGFLVLILANFVFTLFSDGAGIRGGGLGLAVGVFAIGLASLNLVLDFDFIQKGAQNGLPEKYGWFAAFGLMVTLVWLYIEILRVLAILRGDD